A window of Streptomyces sp. NBC_01241 genomic DNA:
ACACCTTCCATGCCGGACCCGGGGGATTCATCCAGCCCGGTGAAGGCGAGCGCACCGCGCGCCGTCTGCCCCTGGTCGCCGAGGCCGAGGCCGCCAAGTACGACAAGGTGTCATTCTCCTGGCGCCGTTCGGAGGCCGACCCCTGGGTGAAGATCCCGGCAGGTGACGTGACCTCCAGCGGTACAGCGCTGTCCGCGTGGCCGGTCCCCATGACGGGCGGCAAGAACGCTCCGCTCGTATGGAATGCCACCAGCACAGTCGACCCGGACGGCAGCGTGCAGATCAAGGCCGACTTCACCGGGCCCAGCTCTGCTTCAGGCAGCACCGAGCCCTTGACCGTGATCGTGGACCGCAACGCCGACGGCGCCGCCGGCAGCGAGGCGGGGCCGGGTTCGGTGAACCTGTTGACCGGCGACTACACCCTGTCCGCCTCCGACGCCTCCGCATTCGGTCTGTCGGTGTCACGCACGGCCACCTCGCGCACACCGGACAAGGCGATCAAGCAGGAGGGCCAGGCGCCGATCTTCGGTAAGGAATGGGTGGCCGGAACCGGTGGCGAGCTCACGGATTCCGACTACTCGCACATTCGCCGGACCTCCGACACCGCTGTGGCCGTCGTCGACTCCGAAGGCGAGGAAACCCACTTCACCGCCAACGCCGGCAAGACCGGCTGGATATCTGAGCCCGGCTCCGAGGATCTGACGCTCAAGGGCAGCGTGAGCGGCAGCTTCACACTCACCGACACCGAGGGCACGGTAACCCAGTTCGCCAAGGCCGATGCGGCAGCGACGACCTGGCAGGTTTCCAGCACCCTGCTGGACGGTCTCGCGAACTCCACCACCACCGTGATCTCCGAAACGGTCACCGTGGACGGCAAAAAGCTGGCCCGCCCCAAGCGGGTCATCGCGCCGACCTCGGCCGCTACCGCCGCCGCCTGCACCACCGACTCGGCGACCAAGGGCTGCCGCGTCATGGAGTACGTCTACGCCACCTCCACCACCGCCACGGACGCCGCATTCGGTGACGTCAGCGGCCAGGTGAAGGAAGTCCGCCTGTGGTCCACCGCACCCGGAGCGGCAGCGGCGACGTCCAAGTCCGTACAGATGTACCTGTACGACGGCACCGGGCGTCTGCGCCAGACCTGGGACCCACAGATCACCCCGTCGCTGAAGACGGAATACGCCTACGACACGGCCGGCCGGGTCATCCAGCAGACCACGCCCGGCGAGCTGCCCTGGACCTTCACCTACGGCAAGGCCGGTAACGCCGCCACAGCTGGAGAGGGCATGCTCCTCAAGGCCACTCGGCCCGGCCTTCAGCAGGGCACGACCAGCACCGAAGCAGGGACCGCCGCCACAAGCGTCGTCTACGACGTTCCGCTGACCGGCAGCGCCGCCCCCTACAAGATGGGCGCCGCGGATGTGAAGGCATGGGGACAGCTGGACGCGCCGACCGACGCGACCGCAGTCTTCCCCGCCGACTCCGTGCCATCCTCCAACTCAGGCAGCGCGCTCACCGCAGCCGACTACAAGCGCGCCAGCGTCCAGTACCTGGGCGTCTCCGGCCGCGAAGTCAACTCCGTCACTCCCGGCGGGCACATCTCCAGCACCGAATACGACCGGTTCGGCAACACGATCCGTGAACTCTCGGCCGCCAACCGCGCTGTCGCGCTCGGCCTCACAACGGATGACAAGGCAGCCCAGGCAGAACTCGGCATCGGCCAGATCACCGGCGCCGAGCGAGCCGACCTGCTGTCCACCCGATCCGTCTACGACGAGACCGGAACCCGCGAGACGGAGGAGTTCGGCCCGCTGCGACGGATCGACCTCACCGCCGACCTCAAGTCCGGCACCACCACCCTGGTCCCATCCGGGACATCCGTGACCGCCCGTACCTGGACGGTAAATGAATACGACGCCGGACGTCCGACCGACGGAACAGCCAAGGTCAAGGACCAGGTCACCAAGGTCACCACAGGTGCTCAGGTGCGGGAGCACTCGAGCATCCAGGGCGAGACCCGGGTGACGCAGACGGTCTACGACTGGGCCAAGGGCCTGCCGACCAAGACGATCAAGGACCCGGGCGGCCTCGCGATCACCGAGACCACTGAATACGACACCCAGGGCCGGGTCATCAAACAGCTCCTGCCAGGAGCCACCGGCACCGACGCCGCGACCCGGGTGACCACCTACTGGTCCGCGACCGGCAGTGGCACCTGCGCCGGACGCCCGGAGTGGGCGGACCTGCAATGCTCCACCAGCGCAGCCGGCGCGATCACCGGCGGCGGCTCCAACCCGGCCGCACTGCCGACCACCACCACCGAGTACGACTGGTGGGGCAAGGCAGCCAAGGTCACCGACACCGCCAACGGCATCACCCGCACCACCACGACGACGTTCGACGGTGCCGGCCGTCCCACCAAGGTCGCCGTCACCGGCGGCACCGGACAAGCAGTCCCGGAATCCACCACCGAGTACGACCCGGCCACCGGCCAGGCCGTGAAGAAGGTCTCACCGACCGGCGGGACGATCACCACGGCGTACGACAAGCTCGGCCGCCAGACCTCCTACACAGACGCAGACGGCGGCAAAACCACCACTGAGTACGACCTGCTCGACCGCCCCGTCAAGGTCACCGACACCTCACCCTCCACCGTCACCTACACCTACGACCACACCGCCGAGCCGCGCGGCCTGGTCACCAAGACCACCGACTCCATCGCAGGCACCTTCTCCGCCGCCTACGACGCCGACGGCTCCGTCAGCAGCGAGAAGCTGCCGGGCGGATACACGCTCAAGCAGACCGAGGACACCACCGGATCGGCTGCCGACCGCACCTACACCCGCGACAGCGACGGTGCGATCGTCTACTCCGACACCGTGACCGAATCGATCCACAGCCAGGTCACCAACCACGCGGGCTGGTCCGACCAGACCTACCGCTACGACAACGTCGGACGGCTCACCACCGTCGAGGACACCTCCGAGACGGTATGCACCCGCCGGGCGTACGCCTTCGACACACGCACCAACCGCAAGTCGCTCACCACGACGACAGCCGCACCCGGCCTCGACTGCGCCACCACCGGCGGCACCACCACCAACCACACCTACGACAGCGCCGACCGGCTCGTCGACACGGGCTACACCTACGACGCCTTCGGCCGCACCACCGCCCTGCCCGCCAGCACCATCGGCTACTACGCCAACGACCTCGCCTACCAGCAGACATCGGGCGGCAAGCGCCAGACCTGGCAGCTCGACGCCAACCTGCGCTTCCGCTCCTGGAAGGTCGAGACCGGCAGCGGCACCACCTGGACCCAGACACAGTCCAAGCTCAACCACTACGACAGTGACGGCGACAACCCCCGCTGGATCACCGAGGACACCGCCACCGGCGCACTGACCCGGAACGTCGACTCCGCTTCCGGAGACCTCGCCGCGACGACCAGCAAGACCGGCGACACCGTCCTCCAGCTCACCACCATCCACGGCGACGTCGCCCTCCAGCTCCCGCTGGACACCAGCAAGGCCCCCGTCGCGCTGGACTCGGACGAGTACGGCAACGCCCGCCCTGGCCAGGCAGTCACCCGCTACAACTGGCTCGGCGCCAAGCAGCGCTCTGCCGAAACCCTCACCGGCCTCACCCTCATGGGCGTGCGCCTCTACAACCCCACCACCGGCCGCTTCCTTTCCATGGACCCGGTCTACGGCGGCAACGCCAACGCCTACGACTACGTCCACGCCGACCCGCTCAACCGCTACGACCTCGACGGCAAGTGGGGCTGGTTCAAGAAGAAGTGGAAGCGGTTCAAGCGCAGTGGCGTCGGCCGATGGGTCAAACGGCACCGGGTGGGCCTGGCCGCAGGAGCCGCCGGAATCGGCTGCGGCCTGATATCCATGGGACTCGCCGGCACTGCCTGCGCCGTAGCCGCCGGAATGCTGGCCGCTGGAGCTGCGAAGAAGTTGGGCAACCGGAGAGCCTCCTGGGGATCCGTGGGCCGCGCAGCCCTGTACGGCGGAGGAGTAGCCTCACTTGGCTGGGGACTCAGCGCAGGCGCCCGCTACGGTGCCGGCCGGGCAGCAGTCCGCTGGGCCCCACGCGGCGGTCGCCACGCCAAGCGCTTCTACAATCACAGGAGATCCCGGTCATGGCGCTGGTGACGCGCACCTGAAGAATCCGAAACACGCCCCCGGGGCTGGCCCCACAACATGAACGGCCAGCCCCGGACCGGGAGGAACTATGACAAACAAAGCAAAGCAAACCTCACGAGCGATGTTCTGGACCGGGGGACTCGTCTTCGCCCTAGGGATCACCGCATCCCTGCTCTACGGGCACATGGACGGCGAGCGGCTCTTCTTCTGCTCGACGATCATCCTCGGAGTCGGCTGGGTGGTCGAAAGGACATCAAACGACTGAACAGCACACCCGCCTCAGCGACAGGGCTGTCCTGTTAGCGAGCAACCGAACGGAACTGTGGAAACGAGGACCGTTCCCGCTCGATAGCGACAGCCCTGAGCACGGGGAAGCCGGGTGCAGCTAACCCGTTGCAGGCGCTACCGGCCGTAAGTCTGGCCGGTAGCGCCTTCCGCGTTCCGTGTGCGGGATGCGAATGTTTGTCTGCGGTGAGGCGAAGCCAGGGCGCCGGTCTTCCTGGGCGTAGGGACCGGCAGGAAGGAAGCTGAGGGCGTTAACCTCGCTGACTGCCGACGCTGCGGAGGCGGTTCTGGCGGCGCCGTTCCGACAGAGCAGTCAAGCCGAAGATCGAGCCCATGACGAGCCCTGCGCTCGGGGGCAGCAAGAGATCGCCAAGGAACTCGTCGGTTTGGCTCAAGGCCATACAAAAAAGGGTGAAGGGTAGGCCCGCACACAAAGCCACGAGAAGGGGGTGCCGGGCACCCCACCGCTGCAACCGTGTGGGATGCTGCTGGCCGCCAAGAGCGCGATCGACGCCCCTGAATCCCTTCAGTACTGCCCGACGAATACTTGTCATGGCCGCGATCCTAAGGGCGGCCCGCAGGCATCGATACCAGGGACTGCCGCCTCGGGGAAGGTCATTCGGTTGAAGTCGCTTGGCGCCTGCCCTCAAGGGACGACTACCTTCGGGCACCCATGCCTCTGTGCTGCCCCGGCTGGCCTTTCCCGACCAGCCGGGGTCTTGCTTGGTTGGAGCTTCTCAGCCGATGATGGCGACAGGGGCGTCCCAGGCGTTGCGGTCGACTGTGATGGTGTAACCGCCCCGCGTTTCCTTGCTATTTACCATGTACTGGTGGCCGCGGCTGTGGTTGGTGTACTGAGCGGGGTTCCACGGCCAGTCGGTGGTGGTCGTGTTCTTTTTGTCCCACAGCGCGTACCAGAGGTTGCCTGGCAGGTCCGTCTTGTTCGGGGCGGTGGCGATGGCCTTGGCACTGGAGCTGCTGAAGCCGTAGAGGCCGCCACGGTAGGTTGAGTTCCGCAGCGTTTTGGT
This region includes:
- a CDS encoding DNRLRE domain-containing protein, with the translated sequence MSVTLVDGASPADAAASKAPAAPKKSAATQAADIPSARVAARLSGKRVEALSERTETSTTWANKDGSLTTELTAGPVRFEDETTGGWRDVDLELVQGSDGSVEPTAHPRGLKLAGKTGTPAKSLKAAQASTATDLVTLGEGEQQIALQWKGGLPAPKLEGTRAEYVNALPGADVVVEATRTGFEQFVEIKQKPATDGYTYTLPLKAKGLKATQQVDGSVLFTDKKNKKQALMPAPVMWDSTVDERSGERTRRVPVAMKVVTKGSSVDLVITPDAEFLADPATKYPVTVDPSTSALSNVFDTYVQQGETRDWSTDTELDLGNPGTKNADGTPRTARSFITWNTAPISDALVTSAKLSLWNFHSGRADCVAQPWEVWSAGKATTASRWTAQPAWMQTKATSVETKGGPGCPSHPANWINADVTTLVQEWASAKNATSGMGLRAADESVVAQWKRMNSANAATNPPKLVVTYNYRPRTGTKQEAGPPYFSYGGAYVVNTMRPTLRDTFVDPNGDKIQGAYQIFDSATNTQVGDVLRSAFVPSGQPAPVVVPAGVLTGGKTYKFRSSPYDGTHYNLGWSEWKTFTVDTTPPSAPTGISSTDYPPAAWVKGAGQAGTFTVTPPTADHNWFEWSLDGVTWTKFATGGTSGAKAISITPPKDGTHTLQVRTVDKADNKSEPIEYTFHAGPGGFIQPGEGERTARRLPLVAEAEAAKYDKVSFSWRRSEADPWVKIPAGDVTSSGTALSAWPVPMTGGKNAPLVWNATSTVDPDGSVQIKADFTGPSSASGSTEPLTVIVDRNADGAAGSEAGPGSVNLLTGDYTLSASDASAFGLSVSRTATSRTPDKAIKQEGQAPIFGKEWVAGTGGELTDSDYSHIRRTSDTAVAVVDSEGEETHFTANAGKTGWISEPGSEDLTLKGSVSGSFTLTDTEGTVTQFAKADAAATTWQVSSTLLDGLANSTTTVISETVTVDGKKLARPKRVIAPTSAATAAACTTDSATKGCRVMEYVYATSTTATDAAFGDVSGQVKEVRLWSTAPGAAAATSKSVQMYLYDGTGRLRQTWDPQITPSLKTEYAYDTAGRVIQQTTPGELPWTFTYGKAGNAATAGEGMLLKATRPGLQQGTTSTEAGTAATSVVYDVPLTGSAAPYKMGAADVKAWGQLDAPTDATAVFPADSVPSSNSGSALTAADYKRASVQYLGVSGREVNSVTPGGHISSTEYDRFGNTIRELSAANRAVALGLTTDDKAAQAELGIGQITGAERADLLSTRSVYDETGTRETEEFGPLRRIDLTADLKSGTTTLVPSGTSVTARTWTVNEYDAGRPTDGTAKVKDQVTKVTTGAQVREHSSIQGETRVTQTVYDWAKGLPTKTIKDPGGLAITETTEYDTQGRVIKQLLPGATGTDAATRVTTYWSATGSGTCAGRPEWADLQCSTSAAGAITGGGSNPAALPTTTTEYDWWGKAAKVTDTANGITRTTTTTFDGAGRPTKVAVTGGTGQAVPESTTEYDPATGQAVKKVSPTGGTITTAYDKLGRQTSYTDADGGKTTTEYDLLDRPVKVTDTSPSTVTYTYDHTAEPRGLVTKTTDSIAGTFSAAYDADGSVSSEKLPGGYTLKQTEDTTGSAADRTYTRDSDGAIVYSDTVTESIHSQVTNHAGWSDQTYRYDNVGRLTTVEDTSETVCTRRAYAFDTRTNRKSLTTTTAAPGLDCATTGGTTTNHTYDSADRLVDTGYTYDAFGRTTALPASTIGYYANDLAYQQTSGGKRQTWQLDANLRFRSWKVETGSGTTWTQTQSKLNHYDSDGDNPRWITEDTATGALTRNVDSASGDLAATTSKTGDTVLQLTTIHGDVALQLPLDTSKAPVALDSDEYGNARPGQAVTRYNWLGAKQRSAETLTGLTLMGVRLYNPTTGRFLSMDPVYGGNANAYDYVHADPLNRYDLDGKWGWFKKKWKRFKRSGVGRWVKRHRVGLAAGAAGIGCGLISMGLAGTACAVAAGMLAAGAAKKLGNRRASWGSVGRAALYGGGVASLGWGLSAGARYGAGRAAVRWAPRGGRHAKRFYNHRRSRSWRW